One genomic region from Proteus vulgaris encodes:
- a CDS encoding CPBP family intramembrane glutamic endopeptidase: protein MEFPKDRIYHSFICILAFIGYFFSSFSLLLTPAPAALFQSPYIISLVSFFIYLPYCLIIWFAYQKHIKLMPLGRLQWSTLKAPFLALVGLYFISLFLGSEDDSWVTEIESITGFAFFLFALSVIFIAPITEEIIFRGFLLNAGMWYGNIGKWVAIILSSLLFAAMHTQYESITTFILIFVVGVVFCQIRIGTRSLIAPIVLHGIHNTISIVFLML from the coding sequence ATGGAATTTCCCAAAGACCGAATTTATCACTCCTTTATCTGTATACTTGCCTTTATAGGTTATTTTTTCTCTTCTTTTAGTCTATTACTGACGCCAGCGCCTGCAGCGCTATTTCAATCACCTTATATCATCTCATTAGTCAGTTTTTTTATTTATCTCCCCTACTGTCTAATTATTTGGTTTGCCTATCAAAAACATATTAAATTAATGCCGTTAGGTCGCCTTCAATGGAGTACACTAAAAGCCCCCTTTTTAGCCTTAGTGGGATTATATTTTATTAGTCTATTTTTAGGCTCTGAAGATGATTCATGGGTTACAGAAATCGAATCTATTACAGGTTTTGCCTTCTTCTTATTTGCACTCTCAGTTATCTTTATTGCTCCAATTACTGAAGAAATCATTTTTAGAGGTTTTCTACTAAATGCAGGTATGTGGTATGGCAATATTGGCAAATGGGTAGCCATTATTCTCTCGTCACTTCTATTTGCAGCGATGCACACTCAATATGAGTCAATCACTACATTTATCCTTATTTTTGTTGTGGGTGTTGTGTTTTGCCAAATCAGAATAGGAACTCGTTCATTAATCGCACCAATAGTGTTACATGGGATACACAATACAATCAGTATCGTTTTTTTAATGTTATAG